Part of the Paenibacillus terrae HPL-003 genome is shown below.
GAAATGATATTAGAAAGTTGCTCATATCTGCAGAACCTGAAATCGGCGAGTCAATACTTAATCGCAATGCTGTTAAGTTTGTGGAGATACTGAAAAAAAATAAAATGCTCCCTGATAAATTCATTATCAAGGCAGAGGCAGATGCTGAGCCTCAAGCACTTGCTGCTGCTGTAGCTGTAACTCCAGCAGTTGTTTATACTTCGTTGGGGGTAGTAGCACAAGTAGGTGTAGCAGTAACTGCTGCTGCTGTTGTTGGCCTAGCACTCTGGACGGCTGTAAAAGTTGCGGGAGTAGCCTCTGAAAAATTTCAATCATTAAATTTTTCAAAAGAAACTCCTTCAGTATTAGCAATGGCAGAGCTGCTGGCTGACTATGAATTTGCTGCGAAAGTAGACGAGGTGCTAATAAACAAGTTTAATGATGAGCTAAATGAACTATTTCCTAGATTGTCACAAAAGCTATCTCTTGATCCGATCCTGTAAATAAGCTGATATTTAGATTTATTACAGTTTAATGTGTTGGCTAAGAAGTATCTGGGGGCGTGGATAAAAGATGTTATTCTTATTGACTTTGTTGCTTCACTTCCATCCCCTTATTTTACATTAAAGTGTTATAAATCTAAGTTCTTTGTTTGCGCTGTAGTTTTATATTTCCGGGAATACAGAAATATGAGTTTGTTAAAAAGTATCAGAGCAATATCCAATCATACTATACTCAAAGAATTTTATTGCATTTACTTCTAAAATCAACTGAAAATCAGATCGAAAGTGAGGTTATTTTGAGTGGAGAATAACTATGATTTAAAAAAAGAATTTAAAAAGCCGTGGATTCAGATTTCTATTTTATTTATTATGTTGCATTTCATAAATTCATTTATTTTATTGCCTTCAATGAACCCTCTAAAGCACCCTTTAGCTTTTTTTATTGTGTCATCAGGAGCGATGATTATCTCTTTTCTAATTATTGTCTTGTACCCAAAATTCTCGAAACATAGAGAACAATTTTCTGAAAATAATTTGATTCCATATCGTAAAATATGTTCCAGTATGTTTGTTGTTCTAAATTTTATTTTTCTTTTTTTAATGTTACTGTATTCAAATGCTATTTACTTCAGTCCCTTAAATATAGTTTTACTAGTTTCGGCGATATCGCACTTAACAGTAGGTGTCACATTCACTAAATTGACACCTAACCGTTTAATTGGTTTGAAGTTCCCATGGCTGCTTTCGAATGAAAGTGCCTGGAAGAAAACACATCGCATCTCTGCTTATATTTGGATAGCCTTTGGCTTAATAGGGGTGGCTCTAGGATTAGGACAACAAGTTAATGAATACGTGGTGCTCGCTTCTTTTTTACCAACGGTGATCAGCTTGTTTATTTCTCTTCTGGTTAGAAATAAGTAGCTTCTACGGATACGAATATACAATTTTGACAGGGAAAACAATATTTAGAGGTGGGGATATGCAGGACATATTCAAGGCAATGGCTGATCCAACGCGTAGAGAAATTATTTCTATTCTTATTCAGCAAGATCTCACGGTAAAGGAGATTAATAAAAGGATAAATATTCCTGATTCCACGTTAAGCCACCATTTGGAAATTTTATATCGAAGTGGACTGGTCTCTAAAAGAAGATCTGGAACCTTTATCCTTTATTCTGCGAGTTTATCTGTACTTGAAGAGTTCATTGCATTTATCTCATTGAAATTTACTAAAACTTAACTAAGGGAAAGGGAAACTAAAATAGGGATCGCTCTAGGGTTAGGGCAACAAGTTAATGTATAGTGGTGCTTGTTTCTTTCTCTTATTATTAGTAGTAAATATAAAAAAATAATGATAGGGAGGGAAGTACTTATGTCGTATATGAAGAAATATATATACAAAAGAAAATTTCAGCTACTACAAGTCATTTTTTTATTGTTTCTTTCTGTGCTACTTTCTACACCTGGACCTTACTATATAAAGATTATAATGGATAAGGTTTTAATAGAGAAAAGAATTGATATTTTATTTCCACTTATTTGCTTCATCATTGTTGTTGCAATCCTGCAGGTATTATTGTCTATTACGCAGAGTTACTTTTCTTCAAGTTTTATTCAAAAAATGATGATAGATATGCGTGAAGATCTATATAGACATATTTATAGATTGGATTATATGACGTATATCCGAATACCAAGGGGGGAGTATTTAACCAGAATAACAAATGATATCGAGGTTGTAGGACAAACATGTACAAGTGTTGTTTTAAATGTTCTAATAAACAGTTTAACCATAGTAATATATATTGGGGTAACAATGTATCTTAACTGGAAATTAACATTAATAGGAATTATAACAATTCCCTTTTTTGTTATAACTATACAACTCCTTAGTCGGAAACTTCACGGATTAAGTATGCAACTTCAAGAGAATAAGTCTGCAATTCTAACCAGTTTGGATGAAGATTTTGCAGGTATGAAACATATTAAGCTAAAACAAGGTTTTAAAGAAAGATATGGTGTATATTCATTACACATTAAAAATTATGCAAAGATTTTTATTAGAGTCACCGTATGGTCTAATTTTTTTACCTGTCTATCTTCTTTGATTGCATTGTTAGGACCTGTATCTATTTTAATTGCAGGTACATATTTAGTTCATCAAGGTAAAATAACGATCGGTAGTTTGCTTGCCTTCTATGGATATATTGGCGCTCTTTATCAACCAGTAAGCCAAATTTCCATAATATTACCTCAACTGGAAGTTATGAAAGCTTCACTGACTCGGATAAAAGAAGTATTGTTATTTCCTGTGAAGGAATACCTGGTTGAAGAAAAGGACTTACTCAATAAGAATTCGATTGTTTTTAGAGATGTAAGTTTCATAACTCAGGAAGGTAATCCCTTACTAAATTGTATTTCTTTTAGAATAGATCAAGGGCAAACAATCCGCTTGAACGGGGCCAGTGGGGCTGGAAAAACGACAATATTGAATTTGTTGCTTGGTATAATAAGGCCAACAACAGGAAAAATTTTCTATGGGGACAGTGATTTATGCACTTTTTCAACGGATCAGATTGCTAGACGTTTTGCGTTTGTGTCACAGGACTTTTTTTTATTTAACGGCACAATAATGGAAAATATTATATTCGGTCTGGTAGATGTGGATACAGAGAAAGTGTATGAGGTGTGTGAAGGCTGTGGCCTGCATAATGAGATTATGGCTTTCCCCTCACAATACGATACTCTTGTTGGCCCTCATGGAATTTCGCTAAGTGGAGGACAAACTCAACGCTTAATGATAGTACGCGCATTGTTACAGTATCCAGGTGTCCTTATATTGGACGAAGCAACTTCAGAATTAGACTTGAAGAATGAAAGTCTTATTTTTCAAAACTTACATCAGAATTATCCTGATACAATCATCATAATAGTAACTCACAAAGTCAACCATGAAATGAAGATATCAGCGGAATTTAATTTGGAAAACGGGAGAATTTCGCACATGAGCTCTACATTGTAAATCTTAGTTGCTAAAATTATTAGTTAGAATCACATCACGGTCTGTTGATTATTTAGATTATGGTTATTTAGAGATACTGAAGAATGGGTAAGTAGTTAAATATAACCGTATTCAGTTATGTAATGAAATGGATTTTATCTTTCTAAGGAGGACTTTCATGCGAAATAGATTCAATATTTATAATGTATTGTCCCTTCTTATTTCTGCTTTGCCTTTCATCATCTACTTTTTCATGTATCCGACAATGCCCAGGATTATAGCAATCCACTACAATTTTAATAATGTGGCTGACCGTTTTGTTGACAAATCTTCTCCTGAGGTATGGTTGTTGTGTGGACTTAGCCTCATATCTTTTATGATTATGCTTATGTTCCAACCCTATCTCAGTCGTCAGTTCAATAGTGAAAAAGGCTCTGCAATAATGAAAAGCCTGCCTGGTCTCTTTACAATTCTTATTACCCTCGTATTTTCAATCATAGGCATATGTTTTCTCCTGAATGCTTCGAGTATGCATTTATAGTTAAAAATCCCCTCTTAATTTGCAGCCTCAACTGCATTTTGGAGGGGATTTCGTCGTTTTTACGCTTGTTACTCTTGAATCATTTGACGCAATACGGTTTGCAGAATACCACCGTTGTGGTAGTAGTCGATGTCGACGGTGCTGTCCAGACGGGCAGTTACCGGGAATTCGAACTTCGTGCCATCCTCGCGTTTGGCTACAACGGTAAGCTCTTGACCCGGTTTCACGTCATTGTCGATGCCGAGAATATCAAACGTTTCACGACCGTTCAGACCCAAGCTGGACCAGCCGTTGCCTTCCTGGAATTGCAGTGGAAGCACGCCCATGCCGACCAGGTTGCTGCGGTGAATCCGCTCGAAGCTTTCTGCAATGACGGCTTTGACGCCCAGCAGAAGCGTACCTTTGGCCGCCCAGTCACGAGAGCTGCCTGTGCCGTATTCCTTGCCGGCAATAACGATCAGGTTTTGATCGGCTGCCTGATATTTCATAGATGCATCGTAGATGGACATTTCCTCATCTGTCGGCAAGTATTTGGTCACGCCGCCCTCGGTGCCAGGAGCCACGTTGTTGCGGATACGGATGTTAGCGAACGTACCGCGCATCATGACCTCATGGTTACCACGACGAGATCCGTAGGAGTTGAAGTCCTTGCGCTCCACGCCATGGTCCTTCAAGTACAGTCCTGCCGGGCTGGAAGGAGCGATGTTGCCTGCTGGTGAGATATGGTCCGTAGTGACCGAATCGTTCAACAGAGCAAGCACACGGGCATTACGAATTTCCTTGATATCCTGCACACCATCCTGAAGTTTTTCAAAGAATGGC
Proteins encoded:
- a CDS encoding SdpI family protein; amino-acid sequence: MENNYDLKKEFKKPWIQISILFIMLHFINSFILLPSMNPLKHPLAFFIVSSGAMIISFLIIVLYPKFSKHREQFSENNLIPYRKICSSMFVVLNFIFLFLMLLYSNAIYFSPLNIVLLVSAISHLTVGVTFTKLTPNRLIGLKFPWLLSNESAWKKTHRISAYIWIAFGLIGVALGLGQQVNEYVVLASFLPTVISLFISLLVRNK
- a CDS encoding ArsR/SmtB family transcription factor; translation: MQDIFKAMADPTRREIISILIQQDLTVKEINKRINIPDSTLSHHLEILYRSGLVSKRRSGTFILYSASLSVLEEFIAFISLKFTKT
- a CDS encoding ABC transporter ATP-binding protein yields the protein MSYMKKYIYKRKFQLLQVIFLLFLSVLLSTPGPYYIKIIMDKVLIEKRIDILFPLICFIIVVAILQVLLSITQSYFSSSFIQKMMIDMREDLYRHIYRLDYMTYIRIPRGEYLTRITNDIEVVGQTCTSVVLNVLINSLTIVIYIGVTMYLNWKLTLIGIITIPFFVITIQLLSRKLHGLSMQLQENKSAILTSLDEDFAGMKHIKLKQGFKERYGVYSLHIKNYAKIFIRVTVWSNFFTCLSSLIALLGPVSILIAGTYLVHQGKITIGSLLAFYGYIGALYQPVSQISIILPQLEVMKASLTRIKEVLLFPVKEYLVEEKDLLNKNSIVFRDVSFITQEGNPLLNCISFRIDQGQTIRLNGASGAGKTTILNLLLGIIRPTTGKIFYGDSDLCTFSTDQIARRFAFVSQDFFLFNGTIMENIIFGLVDVDTEKVYEVCEGCGLHNEIMAFPSQYDTLVGPHGISLSGGQTQRLMIVRALLQYPGVLILDEATSELDLKNESLIFQNLHQNYPDTIIIIVTHKVNHEMKISAEFNLENGRISHMSSTL
- a CDS encoding DUF1648 domain-containing protein, which translates into the protein MRNRFNIYNVLSLLISALPFIIYFFMYPTMPRIIAIHYNFNNVADRFVDKSSPEVWLLCGLSLISFMIMLMFQPYLSRQFNSEKGSAIMKSLPGLFTILITLVFSIIGICFLLNASSMHL